In the bacterium genome, CACGCCCTGGGCGAAGATGGCCCCATCCTTCTGGGCCTGGGCCTCGAGGATCTTGTAGACGAGGTCCGACTTGGACAGGCCGCCGGGATTGTCCACCCCGTAGGATTTGGCCAGGTCGAAGAGCTCGCGGATGGGGCGCTTCTCCAGCTCGGCGATGTTGAGCTTGGTGGCGTCCCCGGTGGTGACCGTGGCGTTGCCGCTCTCGTGCGCCACCGGCCCGGCGCCGGTCTCGGCCGCCTCGCCGCCCTCCACCGCTTCCGGAGCGGCCTGCGCCAATCCCGGCCGCTCCTCGGGCAGGGGCGTCTCCTCGACCGGCGGCTCCAGGTAGGGATCCACATCCACCGGCAGGCCCGTCTGCGGGTCGCGCCCGGGTCGTGAACCGAAGCCGTCTTGTTCGCCCGGCCCGCGTCCGGCCGGCCGCGTGCTCATGCCGGGGCGGCGAATGCGTCCGCCCGGGCGGTCTCCGTTGCGTGATTCGGACATGCTGGCCTCGCTACCAATTCTGTGTCAACATGATCGGGTTGCCATCTGGATCATGGAAGGTGGCATGGCGCCGCTCCCTTCCCCCCTCGACCGGATCGTCCTCAAACTCGATGCCGCGGGCCTCAAGGGCGGCGCGGGCCTCCGCCAGGTTCACCACCTCGAAGACCGGACAGCCACCGCCGCCACGGGGCACGGCGCCGCCGAAGGGCCAGACCTTGAGTCCCAGGTCCACGCCCTCCGCCCCGGTATTGAAGAGCGCCCAGCCACCCGGCTCATCCAGGAAGGCCAGCTTCAGGCCCACCTGGTCCCGGTAGTAGGTCACGCCCGAGCGCAGGTCGGCCACCCACAGCCAGACCATGGTCAACTGCTTGAGCCCTTCCAGCTCGACGTCGCGGCGGGTCCGCCGGACGCGGGGGCGGGCCTCGACGGCAGCCGGCGCGGCGACGGACGGTTCCGGGCCGCCTTTGACCGGCTTCTTGTCGGCCTTGGGTGGAGTCGACTTGCCTTTCATGCCTCGTCTCCCTCTTCGCACTGCAGAATGGGGTTGTGCCGCCGCTCATGCGCCACCGTCGTCTCGCCGTAATGCCCGGGCAGCAGGCGCGTTTCGCCGGGAAGACTCAGGATGCGGCCCATCAACGAGGCTCTGAGCATGGCGAAGGACCCTCCCGGCAGGTCCGTGCGGCCGAAACCGCCGGCGAAGATGGTGTCGCCGGTCAGGAGAACCGGACCCCCCGCCGTCTCCAGGCGCAGGCACACGCTGCCCGGACTATGGCCCGGCGTGGACACCACCTCCACCTCGCCCTGGCCCAGGGGGAGGCGCTGACCGTCGCGCAGGGGAAGCGGTCCCGCCGGCGCCGCCTCCAGTCGGAACCCGTACCAGGCCCCGTGATCCACCAGGCTGTCATAGAGGAACCGGTCGGCTGGATGCAGATGCACAGGGCATTGGTAGCGCCGCACCAGCTCGGCGCAGCCGGCCACATGGTCCAGGTGGCCGTGGGTGAGCAGGATGCGCTCCACCACCAGTCCGCGCCGGACGAGCGCTTCCATCAGCGGATCGGCCTCCATGCCCGGATCCACCACCGTGGCGGCGCCTCCCGGCGGGACCAGCAACCAAGCGTTGGTCTCGAAGGGGCCAAGGGAGAAGGCTTCCAGGGAAAGGGTCCCTGTCGGGCTGAGGGCCTGCATCACGCCGACACGCTCGCTGAACCGTCCATATCTAAAACGGGGAACTTCAGGGGACCGGAAGGCGGGCCTGACAGGTCGCACCTGCTTCAAAGCGCTGTCAAAGTAGCGCTTGCCAAGTGGGGGCACAAGGCCTCTCCGAGCATCGGAGAGGCCCTGGCCCCTGTTCAGCGTTGCGAGCGGTCAGCGGTCGCTGCGGGCGCGGGCATCCACCACCGTGACGGCCGTCAGGTTGACGATCTCCGCCACGTCGGCCCCCCGCTGCAGGATGTTGACCGGGTACTCGTTGCCGATGAGGATCGGCCCCACCGCCACCGCGCCCGCTGCCTTGATGAGCAGCTTGTAGGCGATGTTGGCGCTGGTCATGTCCGGGAAGATGAGGACGTTGGCCTCGTCATCCAGCCTGTTGAAGTTGTAGCGACCGGTGAGCAGCTCGGCGCTGAGGGCGGTGTCGGCCTGCATGTCGCCGTCCACCTGGAAATCCACGCCGCGGGCATGGAGCAACTCCACCGCCTGGCGCACCCGCTGGGCCCCCTCGTCCGTGGTGCTGCCGAAGTTGGAGTGGTTGAGCAGGGCCACCCTTGGCTCGTAGCCGAACTGCCGGGCCAGGCGGGCGGTGCCCACCGCGTACTCGGCCAGATCGTGGGCGGTCGGCTTCACCTTGACCGTGGTGTCGGCCACGAAGAGGACGCGGCTGCCCACGAAGAGCAGATAGATGCCGGCGGCGCGCGGCGCATTGGCCTCCTTGCCGTAGAGCAGCTGCATGACCGGACGCAGGCTGTCCGGGTAGTGCATGTCGGCGCCGGACACCATGCCGTCGGCCAGGCCCTGGCGCACCAGCATGGCGCCCAGGGTCACGGGGTCGCGGCGCAGTTGGCTGTCCGCCTCGCTCAAGGTGATGCCGCGCCGGGCGCGCAGCTGATGCAGGGCCTCCACCAGCTCCTGATGCTTCTCGTGGCGGCCCGGATGGATGACCGTGACCTTGCCCAGGTCCAGGTCGTGCTCCCCCGCCCAGGTCGTGATGATGTCCTGCCGTCCGACGAGGATGGGATGGGCGATGCCGTCCGCCACCAGCTGCTTGGCCGCCATCAGGACCTTGTCGTACTCGCCCTCGGGGAAGACGATGCGCTTGGGGGAAAGCCGGGCCCGGTCCAGCACGCCACCCATGATCGCCATGTGGCGACCCAGGCGCTTCTGCAGGGTGCGGCGATAGGCTTCGATCCAGGCCTCAGGATCGTCGATGCGGATGCGCGCCACGCCCGTGTCAATGGCGGCCCGGGCCACGGCCGGAGCCACGTAGAGCAGCACGCGCTGGTCAAAAGGCTTGGGGATGATGTACTCGGGGCCGAAGGCGAAGGGCACGTTGCCATAGGCGCGGAAGACGCTCTCCGGCACGTCCTGGCGGGCCAGCTCGGCCAGGGCCAAGCTGGCGGCGACCTTCATCTCCTCGTTGATGCGGCTGGCCCGCACGTCCAGCGCGCCGCGGAAGATGAAGGGAAAGCCCAGCACGTTGTTGACCTGGTTGGGGAAGTCGCTGCGTCCCGTCGCCATGATGATGTCGTCGCGCACGGCCTTGGCCTCGGCGGGCATGATCTCTGGGTCGGGATTGGCCATGGCGAAGACGATGGGATTGGGCGCCATGGAGCGGATCATGTCCTGGCTGAAAGCGCCCTTGGCGGACAGGCCGACGGCCACGTCGGCGCCCGCGAAGGCCTCGTCCAGGGTGCGCAGCGCTGTCTCCTTGGCGAAGATCTCCTTGTACTTGTTGAGCTTGTCGCGCCCCTTGTAGATGACGCCGTTCGTGTCGCACATGGTGATGTTCTCAAGCTTCGCGCCCAGGCGGACGTAGAGCTTGGAGCAGGAGATGCCGGAGGCTCCCGCCCCGTTCACCACGATCTTGATCTCGTCCATCTTCTTGCCTGCCAGCTCCACCGCGTTGAGCAGGGCGGCGGCGCTGATGATGGCGGTGCCGTGCTGGTCGTCATGGAAGACGGGGATGTCCAGCATCTCGATGAGGCGCTCCTCGATCTCGAAGCACTCGGGCGCCTTGATGTCCTCCAGGTTGATGCCGCCGAAGGTGGGCGAGATGAGCTGGGCCGTCTGGATGATCTTCTCCGGGTCCATGGTGTCCACTTCGATGTCGTAGACGTCCACGTCGGCGAATCTCTTGAAGAGGACGCCCTTGCCCTCCATCACCGGCTTGCCCGCCAGGGCGCCCAGGTTGCCCAGGCCCAGCACGGCCGTGCCGTTGGACAGGACGGCCACCAGATTGCCCTTGTTGGTGTATTCGTAAGCGTCGCTGGGATTCTTGTGGATCTCCCGGCAGGGCTCGGCCACGCCCGGGGTGTAGGCCATGGACAGGTCGCGGGCCGTCGTGCAGGGCTTGCAGGGAACGGATTCCAGCTTCCCCTTGCGTTCTCGGGAATGGTACTCAAGGGCCTCTTCGCGCGTGATCATGTGACGCTCCTTGTCTCTTATTGTGAACGACTTGGTGTCGTCGACCGTATCAAACGGCGGAGGGACGCTCCGCGGCGTGGATGGCCTGGTGGATGCGGCGCTGGACAAAGAGGTCGAGCAGATCGCGATCCACCTTGCCGTGGTTGGCCTCCCAGCTCAGGATGTCGAGGGCCTGCTCGTGGGACACGGCCTTCTTGTAGGGCCGGTCGGAGGCCGTCAGCGCGTCGTAGATGTCGGCAATGGTCATCATGCGGCTGCCCGCCGGTATCTGCTCGGGACCCAGGCGGCGGGGATAGCCGCTGCCGTCCAGCTTCTCATGGTGGGCGTAGGCGATGACCGGCACCTGGGCCAGGCCGCGCGTCC is a window encoding:
- a CDS encoding VOC family protein; the encoded protein is MKGKSTPPKADKKPVKGGPEPSVAAPAAVEARPRVRRTRRDVELEGLKQLTMVWLWVADLRSGVTYYRDQVGLKLAFLDEPGGWALFNTGAEGVDLGLKVWPFGGAVPRGGGGCPVFEVVNLAEARAALEARGIEFEDDPVEGGRERRHATFHDPDGNPIMLTQNW
- a CDS encoding NADP-dependent malic enzyme; translation: MITREEALEYHSRERKGKLESVPCKPCTTARDLSMAYTPGVAEPCREIHKNPSDAYEYTNKGNLVAVLSNGTAVLGLGNLGALAGKPVMEGKGVLFKRFADVDVYDIEVDTMDPEKIIQTAQLISPTFGGINLEDIKAPECFEIEERLIEMLDIPVFHDDQHGTAIISAAALLNAVELAGKKMDEIKIVVNGAGASGISCSKLYVRLGAKLENITMCDTNGVIYKGRDKLNKYKEIFAKETALRTLDEAFAGADVAVGLSAKGAFSQDMIRSMAPNPIVFAMANPDPEIMPAEAKAVRDDIIMATGRSDFPNQVNNVLGFPFIFRGALDVRASRINEEMKVAASLALAELARQDVPESVFRAYGNVPFAFGPEYIIPKPFDQRVLLYVAPAVARAAIDTGVARIRIDDPEAWIEAYRRTLQKRLGRHMAIMGGVLDRARLSPKRIVFPEGEYDKVLMAAKQLVADGIAHPILVGRQDIITTWAGEHDLDLGKVTVIHPGRHEKHQELVEALHQLRARRGITLSEADSQLRRDPVTLGAMLVRQGLADGMVSGADMHYPDSLRPVMQLLYGKEANAPRAAGIYLLFVGSRVLFVADTTVKVKPTAHDLAEYAVGTARLARQFGYEPRVALLNHSNFGSTTDEGAQRVRQAVELLHARGVDFQVDGDMQADTALSAELLTGRYNFNRLDDEANVLIFPDMTSANIAYKLLIKAAGAVAVGPILIGNEYPVNILQRGADVAEIVNLTAVTVVDARARSDR
- a CDS encoding MBL fold metallo-hydrolase → MQALSPTGTLSLEAFSLGPFETNAWLLVPPGGAATVVDPGMEADPLMEALVRRGLVVERILLTHGHLDHVAGCAELVRRYQCPVHLHPADRFLYDSLVDHGAWYGFRLEAAPAGPLPLRDGQRLPLGQGEVEVVSTPGHSPGSVCLRLETAGGPVLLTGDTIFAGGFGRTDLPGGSFAMLRASLMGRILSLPGETRLLPGHYGETTVAHERRHNPILQCEEGDEA